The region GTTGGCGGTCGGGTCGGGGAAGCGGGTCTCGATACGACGGGCCTTGTCGCTGTTCACGTACGGGATACGGATCGACGCGGAGCGGTTGCGGGCCGAGTAGGCCAGCATGACCGGTGCTTCAAAGCCGGGTACCAGACGCTTGTACGAGTTGGTAGAGGCGTTACAGAAAGCGTTCAGCGCGCGAGCGTGCTTGATGATACCGCCGATGTAGTACAGGGCGGTTTCGCTCATGCCGGCATAGCCGTCGCCTGCGAACTGGTTCTTGCCGTCTTTGGAGAACGACTGGTGCACGTGCATGCCGGAACCGTTATCACCGATCAGCGGCTTCGGCATGAAGGTGGCGGTCTGGCCAAAAGCGTGCGCCACGTTGTGTACGCAGTACTTCAGGATCTGTACTTCGTCCGCTTTCTTCACCAGGGTGTTGGCGCCAACGCCAATCTCACACTGGCCGGCGGTGGCCACTTCGTGGTGGTGTACTTCGATTTCCAGGCCCATGGCTTCCATGGCGTCACACATGGCGCCACGCAGGTCGTTCAGAGAGTCGACCGGAGGCACCGGGAAGTAGCCGCCTTTCACGCCCGGACGGTGACCGGTGTTGCCGCCGTCGTAGCTTTCGCTGGAAGACCAGGCCGCTTCTTCGGAATTGATTTTGTAGAAAGCGCCGCCCATGGTGGCGTTCCACTGAACGCTGTCGAAAACGAAGAATTCGGGTTCCGGACCGAACAGGGCGATGTCACCCAGACCGGTAGACTTCAGGTACTCTTCAGCGCGCAGGCCGATGGAGCGCGGGTCGCGGTCGTAGCCCTGCATGGTCATCGGCTCAACGATGTTGCAGCGTACAATGACGGTGGGGCTGTCTGAGAAGGGGTCCATAACGGCCGTTTCGTCGTCCGGCATCAGGATCATGTCGGAGTCGTTGATGCCTTTCCAGCCATTGATGGAAGAGCCATCAAACATCTTGCCGTCTTCAAAGAAGTCATCGTCCACATCTTTTGCGGGAATGGTCACGTGCTGTTCTTTACCGCGGGTGTCGGTAAAGCGCATGTCGACCCAACGCGCTTCGTGTTCTTTGATCAGGTCCAGTGTTTTTTTAGACATTGAATGCCTCCAATTGAGAATAGCCCGGGGGCTACGGATAAGAAAACCTGTGCATTAAA is a window of Marinimicrobium sp. C6131 DNA encoding:
- the glnA gene encoding glutamate--ammonia ligase, with the protein product MSKKTLDLIKEHEARWVDMRFTDTRGKEQHVTIPAKDVDDDFFEDGKMFDGSSINGWKGINDSDMILMPDDETAVMDPFSDSPTVIVRCNIVEPMTMQGYDRDPRSIGLRAEEYLKSTGLGDIALFGPEPEFFVFDSVQWNATMGGAFYKINSEEAAWSSSESYDGGNTGHRPGVKGGYFPVPPVDSLNDLRGAMCDAMEAMGLEIEVHHHEVATAGQCEIGVGANTLVKKADEVQILKYCVHNVAHAFGQTATFMPKPLIGDNGSGMHVHQSFSKDGKNQFAGDGYAGMSETALYYIGGIIKHARALNAFCNASTNSYKRLVPGFEAPVMLAYSARNRSASIRIPYVNSDKARRIETRFPDPTANPYLAFAALLMAGLDGVQNKIHPGDPADKNLYDLPPEEGKAIPTVASSLEQALDALDQDRDFLKAGGVFTDDVIDAFIELKREEIERLNMTPHPVEFELYYSC